Proteins found in one Triticum aestivum cultivar Chinese Spring chromosome 4D, IWGSC CS RefSeq v2.1, whole genome shotgun sequence genomic segment:
- the LOC123098419 gene encoding cytochrome b561 and DOMON domain-containing protein At2g04850 has protein sequence MRSGGPLVGLLVALVVVGGGAAAGAPGRCTTSTPVKAYAKCIALPTQGATLAWTYDARNATLDAAFTGSFISPSGWVAWGVNQDAPAMAGARVIAAFSDPSTGALLALPFVLSADVKLQAKPLVSRPLDIPLLASSASLIAPARTVRDGASVTIAATIRLSPNRTRVHFVWNRGLYVQGYSPTIHPTDASDLASHATVDILTTATESSPIASARLQWAHGSLNALSWGLLLPVGAALARYLRPCASAGPAWFYGHAAVQATGYALGAAGFALGIAMGAASPGVTYKLHRGLGIAAATAGSLQTLAVFFRPKTTNRYRKYWKSYHHLVGYGCVVVGVVNVFQGFEVMGLGASYWKLGYCMALATLVGGCVALEVNAWVVFCRRQHEEKLMRREVEDVVVKDRAAAF, from the coding sequence ATGAGGAGTGGCGGCCCTCTCGTTGGTTTGTTGGTGGCGCTCgtggtcgtcggcggcggggcggcggctggggCGCCCGGCAGGTGCACGACGTCGACGCCGGTGAAGGCGTACGCCAAGTGCATCGCGCTGCCGACGCAGGGCGCGACGCTGGCGTGGACGTACGACGCGCGCAACGCCACGCTGGACGCGGCCTTCACGGGGTCCTTCATCTCGCCGTCGGGCTGGGTGGCGTGGGGCGTCAACCAGGACGCGCCGGCCATGGCCGGGGCGCGCGTCATCGCCGCCTTCTCCGACCCGTCCACGGGCGCGCTGCTCGCGCTCCCCTTCGTGCTCTCCGCCGACGTCAAGCTCCAGGCCAAGCCCCTGGTGTCCCGCCCGCTCGACATCCCGCTGCTCGCCTCCTCGGCGTCCCTCATCGCGCCGGCCCGCACCGTCCGCGACGGCGCGTCGGTGACCATCGCCGCCACCATCCGCCTCTCCCCGAACCGCACCAGGGTCCACTTCGTGTGGAACCGGGGCCTGTACGTGCAGGGCTACTCCCCGACCATCCACCCCACGGACGCCTCCGACCTGGCGTCGCACGCCACCGTCGACATCCTCACCACGGCCACGGAGTCCTCCCCGATCGCGTCCGCCAGGCTGCAGTGGGCGCACGGCTCCCTCAACGCGCTCTCCTGGGGCCTCCTGCTCCCGGTCGGCGCAGCCCTGGCGCGGTACCTCCGGCCCTGCGCCTCCGCCGGCCCAGCGTGGTTCTACGGGCACGCGGCGGTGCAGGCGACGGGGTACGCGCTGGGGGCGGCCGGGTTCGCGCTGGGGATCGCGATGGGGGCGGCGTCGCCCGGGGTGACGTACAAGCTGCACCGCGGGCTGGGcatcgcggcggcgacggcggggagcCTGCAGACGCTGGCGGTGTTCTTCCGGCCCAAGACGACCAACCGGTACCGCAAGTACTGGAAGTCGTACCACCACCTGGTGGGGTACGGGTGCGTGGTGGTCGGGGTGGTGAACGTCTTCCAGGGCTTTGAGGTCATGGGGCTCGGCGCCTCCTACTGGAAGCTCGGCTACTGCATGGCGCTGGCGACGCTCGTCGGCGGCTGCGTGGCGCTGGAGGTGAACGCCTGGGTGGTGTTCTGCCGGCGGCAACACGAGGAGAAGCTCATGCGGCGGGAGGTCGAGGACGTCGTCGTCAAGGACAGGGCCGCCGCATTCTAG